CAGTTTGAAGTTGCAACATCGCCATGGAGTTCCCGGGCTCGATCATGGTTGCTAATAACCTTGCAGTAATCGGACGCGGGGGAGGGATTTCGACAACTTTCGGAGGGGGAGGAGGTGGCGGTGGCGGATCATAGAGAGCGCGACGCAAGGGCTGCTGCCAATAGCTTTCAAAATCGCGCACCGTAAGCTTCTGTTCGAGCACCTGGGGTTGGGGTGTAGAACTTCCTTCGGAACTCCCGAAACTCCGGCGATGTTGTTCACCTGGCGTCTGAGTCAACTCAACGGGTATTGGCTGCCAAAGCACAATGGCCGCGGAGAGAAAGACCGCGAGCGCAAGGCAGGTGACGATTCGGCGTAAAAGACGCGGGCTCATACTTCAACTCACCAATGAAACGTCTCGAAGGACGAGGGATTTCCATTTCCAGAACGATCAATTGTCAGAGAGGCCCATGTTCGGCGAGCGCTTTGAACCGTGATCCAGACCGCAAATCGTTTTGAATCGACGGCCAGAAGTCGCTTGAGCACCGCCTCGTCTTTGTTGTTGAGGTTAATTTTCTTAACCAAGGTGTCTATGTCTTCAAAGCCTCCTTGACGCCGAACGCCCAACACCCGCGAGATCGAATTCTCGCTGACGGCCCCAGTGAGCAAGAGTCTGACTGTGCTGTCCTGTGCTCGGCTCAGATTGAGCTTGCCCGTTCCCCAGCAGGTTAACTGGACGGTTGCGGCTTGGAGTCGACCGATTATTTCGTCCGCCTGACTCTCACCGCGGAGATCAAAAACTTGTTCCCAGGTCTGAAACGCGACCGCTTTCTCGTTCTCTGGGTCTCTTGGCGGCCATCGGACTGCGACCGGCAAACCACTCGGTCCTGCCGCTTGTTGCGTCACACTTGAGAGCAAGTTTTGTGGATCGCGCTCACGACGAGCAAGCGTGTTCAAATCGATCTTGGCATCTTCGTCCGACAAGCGGACCACGAACCGAAGTTCTCCTAGCGTGAGGTTGACGTCCACGATCTGCCGCAGAGGCCACAATTGCCTGACGTTTGATCTGCTGACGTCAATCCCGTCTAAGAAGTTCGCTGGATTCGCGAGTGCAAGACGCTCCAGGCTGCGCATTCCCCAACGCCGTTGGAGATCCTCTTGTGCATCCGCGACGGTCCGTGCCAGCTCAAAGCTCTTACGGGCAAATCCCGCAGCAGTAATACTTGTCACGAGGATCAAGACAAGCACCATCACCAGCACAAACCCGCGTCGTTGCAGCGAGATCGGAGGGGGCTCTGAGAACATTCTATGCCACC
This genomic interval from Schlesneria paludicola DSM 18645 contains the following:
- a CDS encoding type II secretion system protein GspK, whose protein sequence is MFSEPPPISLQRRGFVLVMVLVLILVTSITAAGFARKSFELARTVADAQEDLQRRWGMRSLERLALANPANFLDGIDVSRSNVRQLWPLRQIVDVNLTLGELRFVVRLSDEDAKIDLNTLARRERDPQNLLSSVTQQAAGPSGLPVAVRWPPRDPENEKAVAFQTWEQVFDLRGESQADEIIGRLQAATVQLTCWGTGKLNLSRAQDSTVRLLLTGAVSENSISRVLGVRRQGGFEDIDTLVKKINLNNKDEAVLKRLLAVDSKRFAVWITVQSARRTWASLTIDRSGNGNPSSFETFHW